From one Pseudomonadales bacterium genomic stretch:
- the fliE gene encoding flagellar hook-basal body complex protein FliE has translation MSSMDINQVLAQMRVMAAAASNTGPAGEVAGSEKTDFAALMKESIDKVNDAQHQAKDMATAFESGDASVELPEVMVALQKASISFQAMTQVRNKLLSAYQEVMNMQV, from the coding sequence ATGAGCAGTATGGATATTAATCAGGTGTTGGCGCAGATGCGAGTTATGGCTGCGGCGGCGAGTAACACGGGCCCGGCTGGTGAAGTGGCCGGCAGTGAAAAAACCGATTTCGCAGCGCTGATGAAAGAGTCGATAGACAAAGTTAATGACGCTCAACATCAGGCCAAGGATATGGCAACAGCATTTGAGTCCGGTGATGCCAGTGTTGAGCTGCCGGAAGTGATGGTGGCACTTCAAAAAGCCAGCATTTCCTTTCAGGCTATGACGCAGGTCCGCAACAAACTGCTCAGTGCCTATCAGGAAGTAATGAATATGCAGGTATAG